One Lycium barbarum isolate Lr01 chromosome 5, ASM1917538v2, whole genome shotgun sequence genomic window carries:
- the LOC132641444 gene encoding glycosyltransferase family 92 protein RCOM_0530710 has translation MDSSEQRRKRKRIIRPSSQTYLRSFILCFSFLIFLFLLSYQIPFTSSVFRPVLVVSSLSLLSSSSDLSSSSESFQDFSSSILHLQIEGRVLFPDHVLLFVNKNDLLGQNAEFECVYGRNRSVLSNIESDVIVKEKAFSVDDYGESGGMLVRCPLPPANYSAVVNLRKVKNIGVNVVHVGDENQTLNSWENVAYAATLDGNTAVVFVKGLNLRPQRESDSSQFSCHFGLGNFAKDGKFSLATRAITAAQEVVRCELPLSVRKSPEKARGIRITIGMFPHIHAKAHEKHVLLPSVAKISDLKTEGRRNIENVKYDLCVCTMVWNQASALREWITYHSWLGVERWFIYDNNSDDNIKDVVEELETENNYNVTRHVWPWIKTQEAGFSHCALRAKQECNWVSFMDVDEYFYFPYSTRTGYAGQHALRSLVANVSSSSPKIAEIRTTCHSFGPSGLNSAPSQGITVGYTCRLKSPERHKSIIRPDALDTTLLNVVHHFYLRKGFRYLNLPQSTAVINHYKYQVWEVFRAKFFRRVATYVADWQKNQNEGSRDRAPGLGTEAIEPPNWPLQFCEVWDTGLRDFVLSNFADLSTGLLPWERSSL, from the coding sequence ATGGATTCTTCAGAGCAACGTCGTAAGAGAAAAAGGATTATCAGACCATCTTCTCAAACATATTTAAGgtcttttattttatgttttagtttcttgatttttcttttccttctttcttaTCAGATTCCCTTTACTTCCTCTGTTTTTAGACCTGTTTTAGTTGTTTCAAGCTtatctttactctcctcttcttCTGACTTATCTTCTAGTTCTGAATCATTTCAAGATTTTAGTAGTTCCATATTGCATTTACAAATTGAAGGTCGAGTTTTGTTTCCTGATCATGTTTTGTTGTTTGTAAACAAGAATGATTTACTTGGACAAAATGCCGAATTTGAGTGTGTTTATGGTAGAAACAGAAGTGTTTTAAGCAATATAGAAAGTGATGTTATTGTAAAGGAGAAAGCTTTTTCAGTGGATGATTATGGTGAATCTGGTGGGATGCTTGTTAGATGTCCACTTCCACCAGCTAATTATTCTGCTGTTGTGAATCTGAGAAAGGTAAAAAATATTGGTGTTAATGTTGTGCATGTGGGAGATGAAAATCAGACACTTAATTCTTGGGAAAATGTGGCTTATGCTGCTACTTTGGATGGTAACACAGCAGTTGTGTTTGTGAAAGGATTGAATTTAAGGCCTCAAAGAGAATCCGATTCGAGTCAATTTAGTTGCCATTTCGGGTTGGGAAATTTTGCAAAAGATGGAAAATTTTCACTTGCAACAAGGGCTATTACTGCCGCTCAAGAGGTTGTTAGGTGTGAATTGCCATTGAGTGTTAGGAAGAGCCCTGAGAAGGCTAGAGGTATACGAATAACCATCGGTATGTTTCCACATATTCATGCTAAAGCACACGAAAAACATGTGCTTTTGCCCTCAGTAGCCAAGATTTCTGACCTGAAAACCGAGGGAAGGAGGAATATTGAAAATGTAAAGTATGATCTTTGTGTGTGTACAATGGTGTGGAACCAAGCTTCAGCGCTTCGCGAATGGATCACGTATCATTCTTGGCTTGGAGTTGAAAGGTGGTTTATTTATGATAATAACAGTGATGACAATATCAAAGATGTGGTTGAAGAGCTTGAGACGGAGAATAATTACAATGTCACACGACACGTTTGGCCGTGGATCAAGACTCAAGAAGCAGGTTTTTCACATTGTGCTCTTAGAGCAAAACAAGAATGTAATTGGGTATCTTTCATGGACGTGGATGAATATTtctactttccatattctacaCGCACAGGCTATGCAGGTCAACATGCCCTTCGATCCCTCGTGGCAaatgtatcatcatcatcaccgaAAATCGCAGAGATAAGAACAACTTGCCATAGTTTTGGACCGTCTGGTTTAAATTCAGCTCCCTCACAGGGTATAACTGTTGGATATACTTGTCGTCTTAAGAGCCCCGAGAGGCACAAATCGATCATACGCCCCGATGCTTTGGACACCACTTTACTCAATGTGGTGCATCATTTCTACTTGAGGAAAGGATTTAGGTACTTGAATTTGCCACAAAGCACTGCTGTGATAAACCATTATAAATACCAAGTGTGGGAGGTTTTCAGGGCGAAATTTTTCAGACGAGTGGCGACGTATGTTGCTGATTGGCAGAAGAATCAAAATGAAGGATCACGGGATAGAGCACCTGGTTTAGGGACAGAGGCCATTGAGCCACCAAATTGGCCATTACAATTCTGTGAAGTTTGGGATACCGGCCTTCGAGACTTTGTCTTGTCAAACTTTGCTGATTTATCAACTGGTTTGTTGCCTTGGGAGAGGTCCTCTTTATAA
- the LOC132641445 gene encoding small ribosomal subunit protein uS8z/uS8w, whose translation MVRVSVLNDALKSMYNAEKRGKRQVMIRPSSKVIIKFLIVMQKHGYIGEFEYVDDHRSGKIVVELNGRLNKCGVISPRFDVGVKEIEGWTARLLPSRQFGYIVLTTSAGIMDHEEARRKNVGGKVLGFFY comes from the exons ATGGTGAGAGTAAGTGTGTTGAATGATGCTCTTAAGAGCATGTACAATGCTGAGAAGAGGGGAAAGCGTCAGGTCATGATTAGGCCTTCTTCAAAAGTCATCATCAAGTTTCTCATTGTCATGCAAAAGCATG GCTATATTGGAGAATTTGAGTATGTTGACGATCACAGGTCAGGAAAAATTGTTGTAGAACTGAATGGCAGGCTCAACAAATGTGGTGTCATTAGTCCTCGCTTTGATGTTGGAGTTAAGGAGATTGAAGGATGGACTGCAAGGTTGTTGCCTTCCAGACAG TTTGGATACATTGTACTGACTACCTCTGCGGGTATTATGGACCATGAGGAGGCTAGAAGGAAGAATGTTGGTGGAAAGGTTCTTGGTTTCTTTTATTAA
- the LOC132639759 gene encoding uncharacterized mitochondrial protein AtMg00810-like, whose amino-acid sequence MKQSPGFIHPDFPDHVCKLTKAIYGLKQAPRAWFHRFSTFLLSHGFICSKSNTSMFVRRSSSGILVLLLYVDDIILTGSHSTLLNQFISLLSRQFSMKDLGELHYFLGVQAIRSSNDLHLSQRKYISDLLLKFHMYTCKPVVTPLASRTTISLMDGELLSDPSEYRSMVGTLQYLTLTRPDIAYAVNLVSQFMHAPRNTHLHCVKRIFRYLQGTLAHGLFLRASSSNSLVVAYSNVDWAGCLDSRRSTTGFVVFLGSKLISWRAKKQPTVSRSSTEAEYRAIAYTVAETSWIRHVLCELGLYLREPIRVLCDNVSSTYMSRNPVFHDHSKHIDIYYHYVRDKVAQGGLVVQYVPSHLQLADIFTKGLSSSRFCFVRDNLSVISVHPD is encoded by the coding sequence ATGAAACAATCTCCGGGTTTCATTCATCCTGACTTTCCTGATCATGTTTGTAAATTGACCAAAGCCATTTATGGCTTAAAACAGGCTCCACGTGCATGGTTTCATCGCTTTAGTACATTTCTTCTTTCTCATGGTTTTATTTGTAGCAAATCTAATACTTCTATGTTTGTTCGTCGTTCTTCATCAGGTATTCTTGTCCTAttgctttatgttgatgatattattctaactgGTAGTCATTCAACTCTCCTTAATCAATTCATTAGTCTTCTTTCCCGTCAATTTTCCATGAAAGACTTAGGTGAGCTTCATTATTTTCTTGGTGTCCAAGCTATTCGCTCGTCTAATGATCTTCATTTATCTCAACGGAAGTATATTTCGGACCTGCTCCTCAAGTTTCATATGTATACTTGTAAGCCAGTTGTTACTCCTCTAGCTTCTCGCACTACTATTTCTCTTATGGATGGTGAGTTACTTTCAGATCCTAGTGAATATAGGAGCATGGTAGGTACACTTCAATATTTGACTTTGACCCGTCCTGATATTGCCTATGCTGTGAATCTTGTTTCTCAGTTTATGCATGCGCCTCGTAATACTCATTTGCATTGTGTGAAGCGTATTTTTAGGTACTTACAGGGTACTCTTGCACATGGATTGTTCTTGCGTGCTTCTTCATCTAATTCATTGGTAGTTGCTTATTCCAATGTTGATTGGGCTGGATGTCTCGATAGTAGGCGTTCCACGACGGGCTTTGTCGTGTTCTTGGGTTCCAAGCTTATCTCTTGGCGTGCGAAGAAACAACCCACAGTTTCAAGATCATCTACAGAGGCTGAATATAGGGCTATTGCCTATACTGTAGCTGAAACTTCTTGGATTCGTCATGTTCTTTGTGAGCTTGGTCTTTATCTTCGTGAGCCGATTCGAGTATTGTGTGACAATGTCAGTTCAACATACATGTCTCGTAACCCAGTATTCCATGATCATTCTAAGCATATTGATATTTACTATCATTATGTCCGTGATAAAGTTGCTCAGGGGGGTCTTGTTGTCCAATATGTGCCTTCTCACTTACAACTTGCTGATATTTTTACGAAGGGTTTATCCTCATCCCGTTTTTGTTTTGTGCGTGACAATCTGTCTGTTATTTCAGTACATCCAGATTGA